The following are encoded in a window of Amaranthus tricolor cultivar Red isolate AtriRed21 chromosome 2, ASM2621246v1, whole genome shotgun sequence genomic DNA:
- the LOC130807014 gene encoding receptor-like serine/threonine-protein kinase At4g25390, with protein sequence MSSSSPSENFLSPPHHHRHNHHFNRLIPPLLASAFFCCLLIIFVTFFRRFYKCLKPPRQSLSLSSPHRFSFSQLRRATSSFSSSNRLGQGGFGSVYSGTLPLSKKHKLPIAVKLLDCGSLQGEREFQNELLIANKLVNSDNNKIVKLLGFASDPKRRRMCLVYELMRNGNLQDCLLHRKCDELMIWSKRFSIAIEVAQGLTFLHHQCQPPIIHGDVKPSNVLLDDCFHAKIADFGLARLKLGEINDGFVVNFDCNIANNDNVNVNVDVVGLEDSLSVMETESATTTVGFEEGSVGIDRSPVRIVDTSPEMVTAKTSPSEFFDNKGFDLEAQFGLDNVGKDVGKRHNENLDGNVQVNLEAQFGRVDNRNREFCDDNAQVDLEAQFGRVDMENIGKEVRKGRNGNGNGNGKVKDYVMEWMGMDVGREGDHSDWNKGGASSSNVVSNKGGKTKERKLEWWVAMEDGWMTKKKRRPVREWWREDYSDKLARKKKKKKKNKNKIQEVKSDNEENWWPRDDEMYVDKKKKYSRSRKSSRSSVDWWLDGFSGDLWKARHTSYDSMSGDIPKSGGVSSTPSMRGTVCYIAPEYGSGGDLSEKCDVYSFGVLLLVLIAGRRPLQVTGSPMSEFHKANLVSWARQLARSGRLLDLVDKKTRSLNKEEAQLCIIVALMCLQKSPSRRPTMKEVVGMLTGELAPPQLPVEYTKSPAPYKSRKKYFR encoded by the coding sequence atgtcttcttcttcaccatcggaaaattttctctctcctccacaTCACCACCGCCATAACCACCATTTCAACCGCCTTATACCACCACTCCTCGCTTCAGCTTTCTTTTGCTGTTTACTAATTATATTCGTCACTTTTTTCCGTCGCTTTTATAAGTGTCTAAAACCACCCCGACAATCACTCTCTCTTTCCTCTCCACACCGTTTTTCCTTCTCCCAACTTCGCCGTGCaacttcttctttttcatcttctAACCGTTTGGGTCAAGGCGGGTTCGGGTCAGTTTATTCGGGTACCCTCCCTCTTTCCAAAAAACACAAGCTTCCCATCGCTGTCAAACTCCTTGATTGTGGGTCCCTTCAAGGTGAACGTGAGTTTCAGAACGAGTTACTAATCGCCAATAAACTCGTTAACTcggataataataaaattgttaAGCTTCTTGGTTTTGCTTCAGATCCAAAACGACGTCGTATGTGTCTTGTTTATGAGCTTATGAGGAATGGGAATTTGCAGGATTGTTTGTTACATAGAAAATGTGATGAATTAATGATTTGGTCTAAAAGATTTTCAATTGCAATTGAAGTTGCTCAAGGTTTAACCTTTTTGCATCATCAATGTCAACCTCCAATTATTCATGGTGATGTTAAACCTAGTAATGTTTTATTGGATGATTGTTTTCATGCTAAAATTGCTGATTTTGGCCTTGCTAGGTTAAAATTGGGGGAGATTAATGATGGGTTTGTTGTTAATTTTGATTGTAATATTGCTAATAATGATAACGTTAATGTTAATGTTGATGTTGTTGGTTTGGAGGATAGTTTGTCGGTGATGGAAACGGAGAGTGCGACCACAACGGTGGGATTCGAGGAGGGGAGTGTTGGTATTGATCGATCTCCGGTGAGGATTGTTGATACCTCACCGGAGATGGTGACCGCCAAGACTTCCCCTTCCGAGTTTTTTGATAATAAGGGTTTTGATTTGGAAGCTCAATTTGGTTTGGACAATGTTGGAAAAGATGTGGGAAAGAGGCATAATGAGAATCTTGATGGTAATGTTCAAGTTAATTTAGAGGCTCAATTTGGGAGGGTTGATAATAGGAATAGAGAGTTTTGTGATGATAATGCTCAAGTTGATTTAGAGGCTCAATTTGGGAGGGTTGATATGGAGAATATAGGGAAAGAGGTGAGGAAGGGGCGAAATGGGAATGGGAATGGGAATGGGAAGGTGAAGGATTATGTGATGGAATGGATGGGAATGGATGTGGGAAGGGAAGGGGATCATAGTGATTGGAATAAAGGTGGAGCTTCTTCGAGCAATGTTGTGTCGAATAAAGGAGGGAAGACGAAGGAGAGGAAGTTGGAATGGtgggtggcgatggaggatggATGGATGACGAAGAAGAAGAGGAGGCCGGTGAGGGAATGGTGGAGGGAGGATTATAGCGACAAGCttgcgaggaagaagaagaagaaaaagaaaaataaaaataagattcaAGAGGTAAAAAGTGACAATGAGGAGAATTGGTGGCCTAGGGATGATGAGATGTATGTAGACAAGAAGAAGAAGTATAGCAGGAGTAGGAAGAGTAGTCGGAGTAGTGTTGATTGGTGGTTGGACGGTTTTAGTGGAGACCTTTGGAAGGCTCGACATACGAGTTACGATTCAATGAGTGGGGACATTCCGAAGAGTGGTGGAGTAAGTAGCACACCGAGTATGAGAGGAACCGTGTGCTACATTGCTCCCGAATATGGTAGTGGTGGCGACCTCTCAGAGAAGTGCGATGTTTATAGCTTCGGAGTGTTACTTTTGGTTCTAATCGCTGGTCGGAGACCTTTGCAGGTCACCGGCTCACCAATGTCCGAATTCCACAAAGCAAATCTTGTTTCGTGGGCGCGCCAGCTTGCTCGTTCTGGAAGGCTACTTGATTTGGTTGATAAAAAAACCCGATCTTTGAATAAGGAAGAAGCACAACTATGCATCATAGTTGCTCTTATGTGCTTACAGAAATCGCCATCTCGAAGGCCTACTATGAAAGAAGTTGTCGGGATGCTTACCGGTGAATTAGCCCCTCCTCAACTACCTGTGGAGTACACTAAATCTCCTGCACCTTACAAGTCCCGGAAGAAGTATTTCCGGTGA